The sequence TTGCCGCGGATTTCCTCTTCAAGGCCCTTCAGCTTCTCGGTCTGGCGCGCGGCGAGCGCGACGGATGCACCATGGGCCGCCAGCACCCGGGCAAATTGCCGCCCCAGTCCCTGGCTCGCGCCGGTGACGAGGATGGTTTCTTTACTGACGTCGAATAGGTCTGACATGACGTATTCCTTGCGCGTGTCCTGAGCTTTGGAGCCATCAATACAGACGATTTTAGCGATCTGAAACCGGAATGATCGGTTCGGCGTTCATTCGTTCCGTCGCGGCAGGGCTTCCATGAACAGCTTCGATCTTGCGGTCTATTCGGCACTCGCCATCGCGGTCGGCCTCGGTTTCAGGACTGGCCTGCTGCGCAGCGCCATGACGATCCTCGCCTATCTCCTCGCCGCGCCGATGGCAGTGACGTTGATGCCGCTGATCGTGCCGCAGATCGCGGCCAACCCGGATCCACCGCTGCTGCAGAACTGGATCTGGTTCTTCGCCATCTTCGTTGTGGTCGGCATGCTGCTCGGCCATATCGGCCGCGTCGCGCTGAACGACACCGTTGGCGAGGCCGGCATCGGCGACCGGCTCGGCGGCGCGGCGCTCGGCGCGGCCAGGGTCGGCCTCGTCGCCACCACGCTGGTGCTGGTGTTCGATCAGATCGTGCCGGTCAACCACCAGCCGCCGTTCCTGGCGGGCTCGCATCTGCGGCCGCTGTTCTCCGCGGCGGGACAGAGGGGCTTCAAGTCGCTGCCGCCGGACGCCGCGGCCGCCATCGACCGCCTCAAGCGGGAGCGCCGCATCTGAGCGCGATGAGATCGCACCTCATGTTTTCGCATGATCTTTTCGGAAAACCGCTGCGCACTTTCGCTACGCGTCCTTCGGGTCCGGATCATGCATGCTCATTTGCATCGCGGCGCGGACGCGCATGCATTTTGGTGCGAGCCCATCCCTTACCAGCGGCCGCGATGTTGGCTAGAGTAGCTGCATCCAAAACCTGCCTGACATTTACGGGAGTGAAACAGTGGATCTTGGGATCAAAGGTCGCCGCGCCATCGTCTGCGCATCCAGCAAGGGCCTCGGGCGCGCCTGCGCCATCTCGCTGGCGGAGGCCGGCGTTCACGTCACGCTGACTGCGCGCGGCGCCGAAGCCCTGAAGAAGACGGCCGATGAGATCCGCAAGGCCTACCCTGACGTTACCGTCACCGAGATCGTCGGCGACATCACGACGCCCGCTGGGCGCGATGCCGTGCTGAAGGCCTGCCCCGATCCCGACATCCTCATCAACAATGCCGGCGGCCCGCCGCCCGGCGATTTCCGCAACTGGACGCGCGACGACTGGATCAAGGCGATCGACGCCAACATGCTCACCCCGATCGAGCTGATCAAGTCCACGGTGGACGGCATGATGGCGCGCAAGTTCGGCCGCATCGTCAACATCACCTCGGCGGCGGTGAAGGCGCCGATCGACATTCTCGGCCTTTCCAACGGCGCGCGCGCCGGCCTCACCGGCTTCATCGCCGGCCTGTCGCGCAAGACCGTGATCAACAACGTCACCATCAACGGCCTCTTGCCCGGCCCGTTCGAGACCGATCGTCTGACCGGCACTGCCAAGGCCGAAGCGGACAAACGCGGCGTCACGCCGCAGCAGATCCTGACCGAGCGCGCCAAGCTCAACCCCGCCGGCCGCTTCGGCCAGCCCGACGAGTTCGGCTATGCCTGCGCCTTCCTATGCGGCGCCAAGGCCGGCTTCATCACGGGGCAGAACATCCTGCTGGATGGCGGCGCGTTCCCCGGGACGTTGTGAGTCATCAGCGCATCCGCAACTGCGCAATCTACGGAAGATCGTCATGCCCGGGCTTGTCCCGGGCATCCATGTTCTTTTGACTGTGCAGGACGACGTGGATGGCCGGGTCAAGCCCGGCCATGACGATGTGGAGGTGTCGGGGCGCGATGAATTCGAGCTCGCCGCGAGGCCCGGCACTCACCGCTGCTTCGTCGGCTCGTCTTCGTCCTGCTGGCTCGGAGCGGAGGAATCGGCCGTCGTGCGTTCGTCGGTCCAGTCGATGCCGAATTCTTCGAGCCCGTCGGCGAGCAGGTCACCTAGCATAGGTTCGCCGAGCAGATAGTGCACGGTCTCGCGGCGCGGGCTGCGATACTCGCTCCTCGCCTCCACGGCCCGGGCGCGCAGATCATTCCAATCGTCGATCGTGCCCTCACCGCGACCGAGCCAGGTCAGCGCGACGAGATCGAGCTGCTCGTCCTCGTTCAACGCGATCATGAAGCTGCCGAGCTCGTTGACGACGGGATCGGAGCCATCATCGTCGAGGACGTCCATCATATCGTCGTCGGCCGCGTTCGAGCCGGAATCGGGATCGGACGCCCCCTCCTTGACGTCGAATTGACGCGCCTTCTCGATGATGAAGGCGACCTTCTCCGCGGAAATCGCAAGCTCTGGCATGGCTTCCTCTTCGACTCTTTTCCGGTTCCCCGCGATAACGCCACATCACCGCAGATGATCCATTGCGCTCGCGGGCAGAAAGCGTGCATGTTCCAGCGCAAGAGCAAGAACACAGGGAGGCGCCGGATGCAGTGGAAGGTCGGCAAGGTCAAGATCACGAAATTTGTCGAAATGGAGACGGTTGGCTCGACCCGTTTCATCCTGCCGGCCGCGACCAACGACGAGATCCAGAAGCTGCCCTGGCTGATCCC comes from Bradyrhizobium sp. CCGE-LA001 and encodes:
- a CDS encoding CvpA family protein, with translation MNSFDLAVYSALAIAVGLGFRTGLLRSAMTILAYLLAAPMAVTLMPLIVPQIAANPDPPLLQNWIWFFAIFVVVGMLLGHIGRVALNDTVGEAGIGDRLGGAALGAARVGLVATTLVLVFDQIVPVNHQPPFLAGSHLRPLFSAAGQRGFKSLPPDAAAAIDRLKRERRI
- a CDS encoding SDR family oxidoreductase: MDLGIKGRRAIVCASSKGLGRACAISLAEAGVHVTLTARGAEALKKTADEIRKAYPDVTVTEIVGDITTPAGRDAVLKACPDPDILINNAGGPPPGDFRNWTRDDWIKAIDANMLTPIELIKSTVDGMMARKFGRIVNITSAAVKAPIDILGLSNGARAGLTGFIAGLSRKTVINNVTINGLLPGPFETDRLTGTAKAEADKRGVTPQQILTERAKLNPAGRFGQPDEFGYACAFLCGAKAGFITGQNILLDGGAFPGTL
- a CDS encoding DUF3775 domain-containing protein, which produces MPELAISAEKVAFIIEKARQFDVKEGASDPDSGSNAADDDMMDVLDDDGSDPVVNELGSFMIALNEDEQLDLVALTWLGRGEGTIDDWNDLRARAVEARSEYRSPRRETVHYLLGEPMLGDLLADGLEEFGIDWTDERTTADSSAPSQQDEDEPTKQR